aaaaaaaaaattggaattctaagtttttttttttttttttttttttttttgtggtgTCTAGGAAAATTAGGaaattttcattgaattttCGGACACGGGAAAGTCATTCAGttcttttcagttttttttcatatttttaaatttaatattttaaatttaaataattttttatttttttataaattttttgttttttatttttcataggAGATTGGttgattttagagaaaagacacagaaaacttatttttgaaagttatatatagaaattttcttttttctcaaatcttataaactttaaacaaaattatttgataaatagtagaatttttttataagatttgaaTAGAGACATTGTTACATGCTCAACGATTCCAGGACTCTGTttcataaaatagtataattttgaattttttcaattgttttGAACGTTATTACTGTTACAGGGATGtaatttcaaagataaaatgttattGCGCAGTCAATACAAGCAATAGCATTAAATGTCTAtctgtttattatattgccaaaatttaatacaattacgtctatttatgattttttttttgcatttaatatgcaatatgAGTGTATATCAAAAATCTTTTGAGAAGAACAAAAATTGGGAAAGAACTTGACCGATGTGTAAATTACGATATTTGTGTCAGACCGAATGATATAGTATggtaactaaaaatttttattaattaatttaataattaaaataatacagaaaaaaccatatataatagtagtattctaaattattttttatatattttattatatcattttttagttaactcaaattttttagttaaCTCAAATTTATTGTGTTCATAAGAAacgtatttatattcttacgcTATTCATAAAGCATGTATAAACGTGTTAAGTTTTAAAAGAACTTTatcgcataaataaataagagtctattataaattattattgataaaatttgtttaaatcctcaaatttaaaaacttcttttacaagataaacaaaatatatgttttataatgcaatttaatatatatatatatatatataaaactattaataatatattaaattaattcaaattaatatattaaattagcaatggactattaataatacaatttagtatatattatatattactaaaaccataaaataatataaaaaatagaaaagagattaataaatatcctatattttttatttaaaagtataaacctgataaatttatctatttattaatctgAAAACTACGCACAAATTTAACGTAATTTAATCTAAAGTGCATGATAATAACATGAAattaattgtagagatatgatttgtgtctaataaattaatattagagttattaattttgtagttAGCAAAATGTGATGTGCTTGATACACATAATATCTTATttgatatctaaatatattatgtattacacataaatacataGAATTGAAAATTACACACCAGTtctctatatgtataatcaacgaaaaaataatgaacaaTTTAGACGAGCACACCTGGTAAGGCTTCGACGCCTGCGAGTCCTGCAAAGGAACCGCCACCACGCGACGAACCACCTCTGGAACCGGTGAATGGCATAGTTCAACCGCCGGTTGTTCCACCACCGAATCGTCTAGGACGCATCACGaatcaattacaatttttgcaaaagGGTGTCTTAAAACCAGTATGGAAGCATCAATTTGCATGGCCCTTCCAGCAGCCTGTCGATGCGAAGAAACTCAATTTACCAGTACGTCACAATTTTTCTATCATAGagctattataaataagtattacgAATCaccatacacatatacacgtacAACATgcatgaaaattattgattatattaaattatattatatattatatatattatattggaaaattatattggtaatatattttaacagaacaaatatataaataaattgttatcgaATATCTTTGTGCTGAGaaatttctttgatttaaAAGGATTATCACAAAATCATCAAAAAACCAATGGATTTGGGCACAATCAAAAAGAGGTTGGAGAATATGTATTACTGGAGTGGGAAAGAATGCATTCAAGATTTCAATACTATGTTCACCAATTGCTATGTCTACAACAAGCCAGGAGAAGATGTTGTGGTCATGGCACAAGCTCtcgaaaaattgtttcttacAAAggtatattctttaatatttgtaaatctttctacatgttttttattaataaaaaaattataaattataaataatttaataaaaaggttataatattaaaaaataaagagaaaaatatatatataatatatacagatttATATACTGTCGTATATTAACATGACGATTCTTTAGGTTGCACAAATGCCGAAGGAAGAGGTGGAATTAGATCCACCTATTCCGAAAGGACCCAAAGGCAAGAAAGCTGGAAGAGTCGGTGGACCAGGAGTAGGTGGATTAGCAGGAGGTAGTACGTCAGGGGCAGGTAGAGGCAGACCAGCTTCCGGTGCAGCTGCTGTTACTTCCAGTGTACCGAATAATTTAACACCTTCCGCTACGTCAGCTGGGACAACTGGCGTTATACCCATGCCGCCTCTTGGTACTCAGGCACCGGCTTCAGTACCTGGAAGCACCAACACAACCACCATCGCCCCGCCATCGAGTATGGGCGTCGCGCCGATGGCTACTCACAATTCTCTGCCTCAACAAGTTGTCCCTCCAACCACTGGTTATCATGCGCAACCGGCGATGGATCCTCAAGCAGCTTCTGCTGTACCTCCACCTCCGCAAGTCCCTACAACGCCCACTGTTATGCCTCCATCACAACCTGCGAAACTTAAAAAAGGGGTGAAAAGAAAAGCTGATACTACAACTCCCACTGCAAATGCTTATGATCCAATGTACGCGCCTCTGGAGGCTAAGAACGCTAAAATACCTACGAGAAGAGAATCTGGTCGACAAATTAAGAAGGTATtgcatacacatatttttatattactttattggTACATTTTATGTTCAAATCAAAAGCATTGGAATTGGATGTATCCACATCTATGagatatgatatatgatagCAACTTAAATGCAACTTAAaagtcaaatattatttatagaatgaTGAGTGttgcttttaaaaattgctaaattttaaatatgtgtataaatcttatcatgaaaaaatagtcatgaaaattttcatgattgtataaaaaacaaaattaatgcattgtaaatatataaagaatatttgagcgaaattttttatgcaaatatttttaatccacAAAATTATCGTATTTTACGTTATCATAACACTTGTAAACATCTTTGATccttgcatatatatatatatatatatatatatatatataatcacatcatttcattaatgatattaatcattatgtATTGAtcattcaattaataaaataatataatgattaatattattaaataatggaTTAAACTCTTCATGACATGGCTGTTTCAGCCAACGAGGCAAGCGGAAGACGGCTTAGTGCCATACCATCAGGGCAATATGCCTCTAATAGGGGCAATGGCCCAACAGGTATACTTATTACTATTCCTTCATTTCTTCCTTCCTTTCATTTGTGTTGTCTTATCATCTATCAAgcagaaattatttctatttaattaaacaacaattttatatatatgtgtgtatatggtATACTTTGCACTAAGAGTTTTGATGTTTTGtaagacaaaatttataagatttgatatatcatttaatatatctttttgttatacaaatatatatattttatatattttaaaagtaaattaagagatttatataattttctatgaataagtttttatttaagaaataaaataaaaagtaattttgatATCTCTTGATcactgtaaataattttttagcctGCACATACTGGAGTTAAGGGGAAAGAAAAGTTGTCCGAAGCATTAAAATGTTGTAATGACATTTTGAAGGAACTTTTTGCCAAAAAGCATTCGGTAATTGTTTATATCATTGTAAAACAATGATGTATtacaaagaataatattttgaattgtaaaatttaatgtatttttcttgatatgtAGCCATATGCTTGGCCGTTCTACAAACCTGTTGATGCAGACCTTTTAGGTCTTCATGACTACCATGACATTATCAAGAAACCTATGGATCTTGGTACTGTAAaggtttgtatttttaattatatgaacgtaatatcacaaatatacaatatgctatataaaatgtagttAATTTGCGTAGTTTTTctaagaatgtaaaaattctagattattaacacattatttctgcattgttttttttctgcaatgaTATTACAggtattttgatattaatgtttttcttctttttttagacTAAAATGGATAACCGTCAATATAAAACAGCACACGAATTTGCGAGTGATGTACGACTTATATTTACTAATTGTTACAAGTATAATCCTCCCGATCATGATGTTGTTTCAATGGCTAGAAAATTGcaagatatatttgaaatgagGTTGGTtaagatttttacaaaaatataaaatctaaatgcATGACAgttgtaattatgtaattaaacatATGATTAGATATGCGAAAGTTCCGGATGAGCCAATGGGTAGTAGTATAGTGGCTATGAAAGGAAGCAGCAGCGGTAGTGACACTTCTGGAGGAGAGACTTCTTCTGAAACTGATGATTCGGTTGAAGAACGTACCCAAAAGTTACTTGCTCTACAGCAAGAAGTATGATTTTCTTTTGTCttgaattaaagtaaaattattttatatatacgaatgTAAAACGcggaataatttattctttattacatttagCTGAAAGCTATGCAAGAGCAAATGAGAAAATTAGTGGAAGAGAgtggtaaaaagaaaaataagaagaaaaaaccgGATAAGCCAAAATCAAAGCCGATGAGCAATAAGAATAGTAGCCTTGTTGCCAGTCATACTGGTGCCATGAAAGAACTCATGAAACCCAGCGGTAGTATTCCTAGCGTGTCCGACAGTGTTGGTGCTAGTATAGCCAGTGTTGCGATGGGCACGGGCGATTTGAAAATGCCTGGTGGTATGGGCAGTGATCTCCATCATCAAAGTACAGCAGTAGGACCTAATAAGGCTCATGCTGCTGGAAGCTTAGGGCATCATTTGCCGACAGCAGCAAATGCTAAACCGAAAGGTAAAGGCCGTGGACCTGGAAAAGCTGCCACTACCCCGAATACTGCAACCAAGAGGCCGAAAGCTAACAGCAGATCTACTGGaactaagaaaaagaatactgGTAGTCAACCACCTCCAATAACATTTGATTCGGAAGACGAAGATAATGCTAAACCCATGTCTTATGATGAAAAGAGACAACTCAGCTTGGATATTAATAAACTACCAggtaagatataaaaatatatagaattaaacttctaattatattagatgAATGAAAAATCGAATTAAAAGACTGTATAATAAGatgtataatactttataaaagatatataaataatgtataaaaatcgcGCTAAAAGTCTTCAAGATAGTTATTGggttttatcaatattatcactgattaaatatttataattttgatctcatatttttgtgcatatatttttaagcatTGCAAATTGTTCTACTTAGAATTATAAACACAAAactcaaaagtaaaaaatatatattttattaatcttttttggGGGTTTTGTTTCTTCTTTTAGGTGATAAATTAGGTCGTGTTGTACACATAATACAATCTCGAGAGCCTTCCCTGAGAGATTCAAATCCAGATGAAATCGAAATCGATTTCGAAACGTTGAAGCCATCAACCCTTAGAGAACTAGAGAGCTATGTTGCCTCATGTCTCAGAAAAAAACCACGTAAGctttactataaatttaattttaagttgagcttatatatgaaataaaaacttcTTTGGGTcagctaaatattatatatataaatacacaatatttcacaattttattgaactaagaaaatataaataatatgttagaatgtatataatagatCATTTTTTACGtacataaatatgcatatcaAGGCTATTATACTGCTCTTACCGctatacattttaaacatgTTAGTAAGCctagttaatattaatagtgcTCAATAATGtagcaatattattacaatggattttataatttttttttgtatatttaaatgttacattatCATGTATTTGCAGACAAGAAAGTCAGTGGTAAATCTAAAGATGAACAGATGGCAGAAAAGAAACAAGAATTGGAAAAAAGATTGCAGGATGTGACGGGGCAGTTAGGCAATGTCAAAAAGACCGCTAAAAAGGGTATGTAtatctgatatatatttttctacaaaacttttatatatatatttttttcatataacttttatttttttattttatttatttatttattttttttttttcaaaaatttttgtcatgaaaaaaaatatatgtaacgaAATTTTGgcagatataataataacgtgGAAATCATTCTACTCTTTTTTACAGAAGACAGTAGTAAATCTGTTGATGTAGTTGGTACTGGTGGTGCCAGTGGACCTTCGCGATTGTCGGCATCGAGCAGTAGTAGCAGCGACAGTGACTCCAGCAGTAGTTCACTTTCTTCAAGCTCCAGTGACTCAAGCGACAGTGAAGCAGGTtagatataaatgtaacagTTGCTACTATATTAGACCCTTACGTGGGAACAAGAAAAGACTACTTGTAATCAAGTAGTTATtacaaaaacttataaaatatgatttcttCGTGAGATTTAAAATTACGGGGTTATTTGCGCGTGCGCGAGATTATCTGTTGTATACATCTTTTTTCGGGAGGGAATAACATATATTCGTACTTTCGAATTCTTTGCGGGAATTTGTTACTTCCTAGTGATTCCTCTGAAGCACAGATTTCCATATTCACGTTTACGcccgaaaattttaaaagacaatatatttatacaagtatataaaatgtgaatattGATTTAGATTGTTAACGcactctttctctcatcgCATCACAAATATGACAGGGTTGCTGTGAGCCTGAAGgcatttctatatttctaaaaaagaaaatctacTTTCTGTAcgtgtttttccttttttttttctttgtgtgttgtgtaatattataagtaatattatcaatttagaataataagaaattttcacTATCAAGAAAAATAGTGACGGAGTCGTAGACGTGAAGTTCAAACTGTTTAAAAAGACTCACCATTTCATGTGGCATGCACACCACACATATaccacacatacacatgcgcgcatacacacactatacacgcgcacacacacacacacacacacacgtacgcaCATGCATATACACATTAAGTATTATCTCGACCATGTAACTTTTTTGATTATACAGAGTgagtgtaatatttaatttagacgattattattataatcgtaatatttcaatatatagcAGAAGAATatagtagaaaaaaatgactttcttttatatgtgaGTACTTTAAATTGTTATCACATCAATAAGTTTAAAagagctaaaaaaaaattgactaaattatcaataatactattataatattttaaatcattattggaaaatttttctacatataacTTATAGAGaaatacaattagatattatttaaaattatataaggtACATTTTTCTACatgatacatataattacaacAAATTTGTACTacgaatgatttttttttaaatccttgTATTTTGTTCCATTATTACGCTATAACTTGACATTCTCTATTGGAAAAGTGATGCCTCATGATTTGGTGATGGATTTAAGAacttcaaaagaaaaaaaaatatattcgtgaACTCTGTGCCTAACCAATTTTCTATTGGCAATTAAAACAATCGAAAAACACCGATGCATCATTAGCAGTGTGTATAATGTACGTGAAAGAAGGAAGTTACAAACTAGATATAAACTATTCTTTCAAAGGGGAGTTTGACGTGTATCGCAAATATCTTCTTAAGCTGCTAAATCTtgcttattaattactgtattTATTAGGACGGCGTTattcacatacacatacacacatatagcTTAAGTGCTGCGTTATATTAATGCAAGTACGAATTGTGAGTGTCAAGTTTCATCTTTAAAACGAATTGTAGAATGAGACGATATGTCTGTAATTTTGCACACTTTTCAGTACCAACCGACAGGTACCACGATGATGTGTGGTGTATGACACATTAAGAACTTGAAACTTGACACGCACagaagtatttttatttaatttacgagACATATGCAATGGTAAGAACAAAGGTGAGCTAGTGGAGTGCAGACTGTGTTTAGAGGATACCATATGCCATGCCAGCTTGtttcacaaattatattgattatgaacaatatgattattttctcTTGCCCTATCGGTGTTGACAATACATTCTGTTGCTCGAAAGTCAAGTATAGTTTGCTATTCAAGGTTACTGAATTTCTCACTGCAGTCCCGCCTTTGTAAGggtttataacaaaattattgcttTCTTAAGTTAGTAAATACCTCTGGAGAGagacaatctttttttatcccgcaatgaataaaaatgcaaattgatTGCCGTGTGACTGTAGTGCCAAATAATAGTACCTTGTATAAGTTACACAAACGTATTTATCATAGCTTTTCcccgataattatatatctcgccccacatatatataatccgAAAGatcattcaatatattaactCTTGCAAACTtgcgttatttatttacattaaatacgATAATCAGAACAGCAGTTACTTGTATCACTGTGTTTTTTCGAATCATTAAGTTTGATTTCTCACATTGATCCATTCATCTCGTATCATTTCTCAGAATTTAGTACAGTGATTAACAGGCGTCGCACTAAACCATAAGAAGTGGGTATAATATCTGCAATATTTATGTGGTTTGACATGAAACGTCTGCGTTTTATGCTCCCCGGTCATTTCCACACATTTCAAACTATGCGGACTATAATAATACCGGTCATTCGTATCGTAAAAAAACAATTCAGGCGGTGGGTTCATAGCGATACACACACGGGAATGCAGACAATGTGTATTGGTGGCTAGATTTGCAAATTAGTGCACATTTTAAGGTTTAGCATATAGCTCACAAATATAGTTACGCGTTTGTCTTTTATCACTGAGTCGTAGTCACTCTCTTGCGAGAACTTTAtctctgcaaaaaaaaaaaaaaaaacaattaactaAAACAAGATTCTTCTTATTTGCAAAGAGATCTCGGTTCCATTGTTACTATTTCCACCTTGATCTTATAGCTTATCATATAGGTAAAGATGTGCTTCCTTTAAGaagtcaattattaaagtgTTTCTTTCGTCTTGCAAGCCGAATCTACGTCACGTTTCTTGTGCGAGACGAGCGAAAAACGAATACAAATCTTCCTCACAGACTCGCTTAGCGAGTGCATAGATTTGAATAAAGTaattccaataaaaaaaatccacGGAGGATAAATTAGTGCGGAGAAGTACACTTACATCTGAGTTCTAATGAACagatctcatttttttttttttttttttttttttttttttttttttccgtaaaATCAATGACTTTGAGCATGCACATATGTGTGCAAACTTGAAGGAGTAGAAGGTAAGATAGGAAAAAACGACAGAGAAAGGGACTCGACAAGAGATTAATCACAGTGAAGCAGGTAAAAGGAAGGAGGAATAGGGAGAAGGGAAACAAAAGAGGAAATgatctaatatacatatatatatttatatatatatatatatatgtaaatataaaaaaaaatatatatatataaagtatatatctatatacatatatacacaaggCGCCCTAGCCTCCAAACACATTGTTTGCACTCCGCTAAGCTTTGCAAATCGTCGTTTCATCTTATTTACCACTAGTTCTTCATCGGTTAACCATTGTCAGTTTTTCTCATCTCTCAAATGATTAGATGAAAAAATTGGGAAGAGTGTCTTCTTTCTGAAATTGATATATCACTATATACCAatgagaattataaattatgagaaTTGGTGTGGTTTTACATGCCTCAATATGTGAGAATAGTGGCTATTCCTGTCAAGCGCATCACACACTTCACACATTTCATCGCAATAGTTATTTCACAATCTGTATTGTAAATACCGTTAATAATTTCCGAGTAACGAATATTGTCAGAActtttcaagtaaaaataacattactttTAACCCGTcctattaaaacatttttagaaaatcttttatacgAGTTTAAACGtgtttaagattaattttaatgataatttttttttgtttttatatttctatgtgTAAATGTCTGCTCCATGATAATGTTTTTTGTTGAGATATCATGTAAATTtagttcttattattatatatatataaatatatatatatatatatatataggaagataCATATTGATAAGAATTTATTGTGAACGTAACCGATAATGACGCTCTAAGCTGTTTCACCCGCAAGGTGAACATCTTGTAATTAAACATAACGTGAGCATTAAGGATAATCGAATTTGCACTCGAGTACAATTAAATAGTATCATGAATCATACACTCTCAGCAGCGTACTTACTGTCCCgacaaaaacgaaaaaaaaagaaagaaagcaaaaaaaaggaagagagtgagagagagagaaggataaGAGGTAgggcaattaattaatacgatAATTACTCGATACAAAAAAGCCACAATTGGTCGGAAAAAAGTGTTCGTCGATTAAGagagttattaattattggaaTTATAAGCATTTAAAAGTAGAATATGAAAGATGTCGGAcagattatatacattatcgcCGTTTTATGTTTCCCCAAAATACTGAAAGTGactagagaaaaaaagaaagagagagagagaaagaaagaaagagagagagagagagagagagaaagagaaagatatccGAATAATTAGCTAGATTATGGGAGAACAAATTTTTGGCAGCATGTGCTGAATTAGATAGATCCTACGACGCATCTATTAAGATACAATCACCATTAGCTTGTAACACGAGGTATAgggcattttataaaatgatatccATATTGCCTTCCAAAATTTTTGTAGCATTTACTCTGTAATGCAAGCACGcctccaaatttattttattttttttcgcatcTTTTCATCCAGACTGGAATGTCATCACTCTTCCTGCTAGTTATACGCGAAAACAGATTATTTAAGgaatcgaaatattttattatatacgaaaAATTGACACTCGTACACacatctcttttatttaatgtccCCAATATTACCTTTCTATTTCGGACTTGTATGTATAAGCGTTCCATCTGTTTTCTCTCTGCGTATcgcgaatttaataataaacggTAAACACGAGCGTACGTGTTTTTTGTACATagtaaaaactaatatatcataaaatattaataaatagctATAAGTTACACTTACGGAGGAGAAAAACGACGACACACACGCATAGACACGCGCGAGACTCTTTTTTAAGTGCATACacagaaagtttaaaaatgagTGAAGTAGACGTTAATTCTCTCTTCAAGAGTCGCGGTTggctcatatatatatatatatacacatatatatatatatatatatatatatatatatatatatatatatatatatatatatatatatatatatatgggtgGTCCAgttaactatattatataaattaagatacGCTGGTACTCCTTctcgttgtttttttttatcttttttcgttGCTTTTGTTTATCGTCAAATGGGTTTTTAGAGCAAGGTTCGTCCGTCACATTCCATCGATAAATTTCACTATATGATTGTTGCGATCACAAATTGTTCGAAAGCACATATCTGACAAAAAACAAGAATGACGTTACCTCGTGGTACTTCTCTCATGTATTATCTACCACGTGTCTTATACCGatgattttatacatatacatatagtgtaCACACACTATTATGAACATCGAGCAGGAGTCTCTTGCCACCGATCTCAATGTTGCGCTAACTACGACTTTACATTAAACAATTTGTAAAAGTGTGTCACACACTCTCGTGTATCCTTCATCTTTAAGTTGACTTCATAAATCGTGGTACTTTGTCCCAGAAGAAGACGAAAatccgtaaaaaaaaagtaggaaGAAGAAGTTGAACCCGTATCATACcatttatttacacattattCTCTAtcgtatattacattaattatattatattatatgcaaatataaaaaaaagacggcaatttgatgatttttgtagtcaatattttataatcgtcACTTCCGCTACCgtcacaattattattattattattattattatattgttattacaataaatcatGAATATCGCTACACTTACGAAGAGGGCAGGCGTGTGCTctcacatacatatgtatatatgaaatatatatgtatatatatatatatatttatatgtatgtatatatatatatatatatatatacatatatatatatatatatgtatgtatatatatatatatatatatatatatatatatatatatatacatattatacataaatatatatgtatgtgtaaaacTGTCTCTCTTCGTGATACGTGTGCATGTATATGTGGCGCGCGTGCGATATATAtgatgtgtatacatatatatgcaca
Above is a genomic segment from Anoplolepis gracilipes chromosome 3, ASM4749672v1, whole genome shotgun sequence containing:
- the LOC140664236 gene encoding homeotic protein female sterile isoform X4, whose translation is MSERNQVKMQQVDTISQNNSTSTPGKASTPASPAKEPPPRDEPPLEPVNGIVQPPVVPPPNRLGRITNQLQFLQKGVLKPVWKHQFAWPFQQPVDAKKLNLPDYHKIIKKPMDLGTIKKRLENMYYWSGKECIQDFNTMFTNCYVYNKPGEDVVVMAQALEKLFLTKVAQMPKEEVELDPPIPKGPKGKKAGRVGGPGVGGLAGGSTSGAGRGRPASGAAAVTSSVPNNLTPSATSAGTTGVIPMPPLGTQAPASVPGSTNTTTIAPPSSMGVAPMATHNSLPQQVVPPTTGYHAQPAMDPQAASAVPPPPQVPTTPTVMPPSQPAKLKKGVKRKADTTTPTANAYDPMYAPLEAKNAKIPTRRESGRQIKKPTRQAEDGLVPYHQGNMPLIGAMAQQPAHTGVKGKEKLSEALKCCNDILKELFAKKHSPYAWPFYKPVDADLLGLHDYHDIIKKPMDLGTVKTKMDNRQYKTAHEFASDVRLIFTNCYKYNPPDHDVVSMARKLQDIFEMRYAKVPDEPMGSSIVAMKGSSSGSDTSGGETSSETDDSVEERTQKLLALQQELKAMQEQMRKLVEESGKKKNKKKKPDKPKSKPMSNKNSSLVASHTGAMKELMKPSGSIPSVSDSVGASIASVAMGTGDLKMPGGMGSDLHHQSTAVGPNKAHAAGSLGHHLPTAANAKPKGKGRGPGKAATTPNTATKRPKANSRSTGTKKKNTGSQPPPITFDSEDEDNAKPMSYDEKRQLSLDINKLPGDKLGRVVHIIQSREPSLRDSNPDEIEIDFETLKPSTLRELESYVASCLRKKPHKKVSGKSKDEQMAEKKQELEKRLQDVTGQLGNVKKTAKKEDSSKSVDVVGTGGASGPSRLSASSSSSSDSDSSSSSLSSSSSDSSDSEAGNSSNRPHRKKGKKNPPGPSTTTTAVTTAPTLNHSGALLMNNQPSAANSAGPIKPLATQSSNIPSEQGGNNNQQPVAVAAVTAGQGIPIASHPSMPAQPARPTALAQAVPVKKPTPPPPTSNPPTPSVSVPTPPPSVTPTNTNSITASPAVSQPQQPPTTISSFPNANTPVPTDGTNLNQQSDLLQSFNALTASVQTTQSLEQTLAIKKDPPFIQTQQPSLDQTLAIKKDPPFIQTSHTTNNTNTNTNLNLIPDVKPVNMMPTSMASNLNLGNINMASLNMNLPQGLAAHMSIHNQLENMINTTASLPNIQNSHNVTMSQQHSNGFPNTKRGSSPPNMLNNNGIPGLNMGMNMGGMSSIFDPLPIVSMPMQISQISIKKDEKPLPISQPQLTQKPMDGAFFADINALIPPMGNHASSQLMPEKKMTPPDSKNPAANFASAFKSKTVEQNVKNASSWSSLAQASSPQSAAGSSMKSAARDSFQAFKKQAKEKQDRQRALMEQQEMRRQQQKEQAERERMRQESERRREREEEDALDKVRKNVGDQQGNVMTATTRAEEVKAIADTDSSSPSHSSSQDKSAAERERQRLREQERRRREAMAGQIDMNMQSDLMAAFEESL
- the LOC140664236 gene encoding homeotic protein female sterile isoform X3, with product MQQVDTISQNNSLDVEERERLCNIPKTSTPGKASTPASPAKEPPPRDEPPLEPVNGIVQPPVVPPPNRLGRITNQLQFLQKGVLKPVWKHQFAWPFQQPVDAKKLNLPDYHKIIKKPMDLGTIKKRLENMYYWSGKECIQDFNTMFTNCYVYNKPGEDVVVMAQALEKLFLTKVAQMPKEEVELDPPIPKGPKGKKAGRVGGPGVGGLAGGSTSGAGRGRPASGAAAVTSSVPNNLTPSATSAGTTGVIPMPPLGTQAPASVPGSTNTTTIAPPSSMGVAPMATHNSLPQQVVPPTTGYHAQPAMDPQAASAVPPPPQVPTTPTVMPPSQPAKLKKGVKRKADTTTPTANAYDPMYAPLEAKNAKIPTRRESGRQIKKPTRQAEDGLVPYHQGNMPLIGAMAQQPAHTGVKGKEKLSEALKCCNDILKELFAKKHSPYAWPFYKPVDADLLGLHDYHDIIKKPMDLGTVKTKMDNRQYKTAHEFASDVRLIFTNCYKYNPPDHDVVSMARKLQDIFEMRYAKVPDEPMGSSIVAMKGSSSGSDTSGGETSSETDDSVEERTQKLLALQQELKAMQEQMRKLVEESGKKKNKKKKPDKPKSKPMSNKNSSLVASHTGAMKELMKPSGSIPSVSDSVGASIASVAMGTGDLKMPGGMGSDLHHQSTAVGPNKAHAAGSLGHHLPTAANAKPKGKGRGPGKAATTPNTATKRPKANSRSTGTKKKNTGSQPPPITFDSEDEDNAKPMSYDEKRQLSLDINKLPGDKLGRVVHIIQSREPSLRDSNPDEIEIDFETLKPSTLRELESYVASCLRKKPHKKVSGKSKDEQMAEKKQELEKRLQDVTGQLGNVKKTAKKEDSSKSVDVVGTGGASGPSRLSASSSSSSDSDSSSSSLSSSSSDSSDSEAGNSSNRPHRKKGKKNPPGPSTTTTAVTTAPTLNHSGALLMNNQPSAANSAGPIKPLATQSSNIPSEQGGNNNQQPVAVAAVTAGQGIPIASHPSMPAQPARPTALAQAVPVKKPTPPPPTSNPPTPSVSVPTPPPSVTPTNTNSITASPAVSQPQQPPTTISSFPNANTPVPTDGTNLNQQSDLLQSFNALTASVQTTQSLEQTLAIKKDPPFIQTQQPSLDQTLAIKKDPPFIQTSHTTNNTNTNTNLNLIPDVKPVNMMPTSMASNLNLGNINMASLNMNLPQGLAAHMSIHNQLENMINTTASLPNIQNSHNVTMSQQHSNGFPNTKRGSSPPNMLNNNGIPGLNMGMNMGGMSSIFDPLPIVSMPMQISQISIKKDEKPLPISQPQLTQKPMDGAFFADINALIPPMGNHASSQLMPEKKMTPPDSKNPAANFASAFKSKTVEQNVKNASSWSSLAQASSPQSAAGSSMKSAARDSFQAFKKQAKEKQDRQRALMEQQEMRRQQQKEQAERERMRQESERRREREEEDALDKVRKNVGDQQGNVMTATTRAEEVKAIADTDSSSPSHSSSQDKSAAERERQRLREQERRRREAMAGQIDMNMQSDLMAAFEESL